Below is a genomic region from Henckelia pumila isolate YLH828 chromosome 3, ASM3356847v2, whole genome shotgun sequence.
CATGTAGAAGACAAACAATATTCCCGCACAATTTTGGTACAACATATACAACAAAGGATACATCAACAAACATCATGCTAACAATATAATAAACCTCAAAATCATGCTATTGCACCTCACAAATCAAATCAATCAAACTACTAAAATGTAATGTGAAAGTTCTGTGTAACTACATTTATACCCCAACGAATCTTCAACATACGGATAATTCTCCAAATATGATAATAAAAATCGAGATCAAAACAACCAAATTAGGTAGATTCTTGCCGATTGTTTGGGATGAACAAGCTAAATTTTTCGACATTGGTGTGAAATTTCAATATGCTGACGTTTTTAAGaggtccaaaaatattttgtttgccTTTTACAATTTCCAGTATATGCCCAGTTTATGCAGTATCCCAGAAACCACAGCCCAGAAGGTAATCTCAGCAAATATTACATACAAAAGAGTCCCCAGTCTCTCACTTTTCCACACATCAATGAAAACATGCTTCTCAATCCAATTCACCTGTCCAAAACCAacataaattttgatatttatagtttgtaacaaaataaaatatcaaactttgctgctatatatatattatacagaCAAACTTACCAAATTGTTATCTGGATTCTTGAAATACCATCCATTTATAAATGCTGCAAAAATTCCTTGAGCCGCCATCACGAAAACCAGCATTGCATTCATACCGATCCATTCCAAGAACAGGAACGGCGTTCTAATTCCCCGTACATCAATCTGTTTAAATTTTCATCAAGGGTTTCGATTCATTCCATTTGAAAAAACAGGATTTTGAAAGGAGATTCGACATCAGTTTCGGATGCCCATAACATGAAAAAACGAAAGAAGTAAAGGactaattatatttttagtagAAAAGTCTGTTACCAGTATGTAGAAGGCAGAGAATACAATCCCAGCTGAACCAGCAGTGAAACAAACATAGCTGAAACTATAGAGCTGCTTGTTGATAGGAATAGCTGAAAGCAAAATAATGAAAAACTTTCTTCAATTCTTGAATTTGATCATGGAATCGGATGAAAATTCCAGAATATGCTACATTTTTTACCATCTGTGAAATGTAGAATACAGGCTAATGCTAGTAAAACAACTCCCATTGAAATCCATTGCTTCAGTCTCTCAGCATGCCCCTGCATAGTGAATTCATCTTCATCTATTTTGTTACATATTAAGCAATCgagatttataaaattttcgatTTTGAAATATGTAGTATGAACTGATTGATAGTAGTATCACCAAAGATATATACCTTGAAATGAATCAAGACATGTCCATAGTGAATGCCAATAGTACCAGACATAATTGCTGAAATCGAGCTGCAAGAAAAtgaaaaaacatataaaatttatcgaaATCGAGTACTCAAGAAGATGAACCATCATTAGAATCATGAAGGATTGCAACCTTAAAAGGCCTTCAGGCTCGAATGGAGCGAGGCACCAAGTGGGAGCATCGTCACGAAATGGACCAGAACTAGGAGAACTAAGTGTACAAGCCTGCATAATTTCTCATTATACATCCATGAAGACCAAACTCATgaaatacaacatattcattgAAATTCTTTGGAAAATAATGAACCAAGAATTTGTTTCTGGTTTTAACCACTGACCTTTAAACGTGCCCAAACCGGTTGAGTGTACAGATGATTAACGCCCCAAACTTGTCGATCAACATAGCCAACCGCATTGCAAGCGGGTCCCAAATGTCCTCTCATTCCACATTTCACCTAAAAAATGTCGAAAAGTTTACAAGTCATGTTTACtgatatatatgtaaatatgtAGTACAGAAAATTGTGTTGGTTTTTCACAGTGTATCTCTCGATTTTGTCACCGTTTTGCGCTGAGAAACTCCAGTCAGGAACATAGAGACTGAATAATGTTACCATGTAGATGACAAATGCAGTGAACCCTCCGATCCTAAAACCGAAACAAACGTCATTCTGTTGTTTCGTTTGTAGTGCAGAACAAAGACATGATACATTCGAAACGTAGCTTACCATTGCCATTTGTATGCAGTGAAAATCGAGTAATGGTCGAGGTTTTGGTTCGTTGGTCTGACCTTGGTGGTGAATGTCTCTATTAAAGCCACAACGAAGTATACCAAAGCTATTCTCTGTTCCCATTTGTACACACAACACATAAGGCTGAAGTTTttggatttctttttcgatctcCATAAGCTGTTTTACATAATTAATTCACGAGTTCATGAGAAAAAGATTAAACGCACTAACCTGAAGGATGCCACACCATCGAATGTGCTTCATGTCGACGCCATAAACCAGATCATTTGGTGCATGAGAGTATCCTCCTGCAGGTCACACCATGACAATATTTAAACATGCCCTTTATCCGATTTCTTGAATTCGGACACGAACTGTGTTCAACCTCATATTCAACGTTTGTTAACGAATGTGAGGTATGTTTTGTGCTCTCAAGAGGGATTTATGCTCAAAGAAAGACAAGcataaaactcaatcaatacCTTGTAGCAGAATTCCCCAGAACAGAAGCTTTAACGTCCGCAAAGTTATCTTTCTTACCGCATAACTGATCTCTGGAATTCTCTGCAAAAATCAATGTTGAATCCAATTTGAGAGCATTAGTTTCTGAACAAGGGGATATGCATATATGATAGTCACACACTCGACTGAAAAAAACATTCAAAATTCTTCAATCCTGATCCTATCCAGCACTAGGGATAGTAAAATAGATATTGTACCTTGAGGGCAAGAGCTATGGCAGCACCAACAATGAAGAGGAAAAAGGGCATTACAAAATCAGCTAATGTGCATCCATTCCAAGGCGAATGGTCAATGCGCGAATACGCCCCTCCAGCATCATCTACAAGTACCATCATCTGCAAAAACACCATAAATTCAGCTTGTACAACTTATTGATATATTTCAAGGGCCGGAAACGAAAAGTGTCCATTTTCGTTCAATGTAGTTGCACTAGGGAAACTACTCATACCACAATAGTGAGACCTCTGAATGCATCTAAGGTTGCAACCCTTTTCGTCTTTTGTTTGATCAATGGCTGCTCTTCCTTCTGTTCCTCGGTTTTCATGTCCAACGTTGCCACACTTCGCGACTCATTCTCGTTGCTGATATCATGAACTCCAGTTCTTGCATCGTCCTTCTCCTCGTACACGTGCTTATGATCATCCTTCTTCTCATTTTCGACATCCGTTCTGGCCCTGTATCCTTCTTCCAACTTCCTTGGATCCTCCATGGGGAACTTTACTGTATCCTCACAGTTCATGTCCTTGCAATGGgctgtatttatatttaaaaaaaaaaggaaagaacAAGGTTATGTTAGATGCCGGCCGTTGTTGGGAGCTCTCATGGACGATTATATTGGTCTTCCCTCccaaacaaataataataactagtATGAAAGCGCACACATGCGTGTgcataaaataatataacataTTTCTCCTTGACTCCTTGTATGTTagtatgttatatataaatattatgtttttatttttctttaattaGTTTCatagtgattttttttttatttttaaagtaatgGATGAAAAAAAGTAAAAGttatttatcttatctataATTGTTGCATGgttgaaaaaaatatgaaaaatatatacatatagaatcaaatttacatatttatttagtatAGTAGCAATTTTGAAAAAAGTAATTGGGGGCTCaactattatatataataataaatattaattgtttCATTGATTTGGGTATTTGGCTAAACTGAATCATTTATATAagttgtaatatatatatatatatatatatatatgtgggaTCAAGTATTTTTAGTGGACCCCCCGCATATATAGATGAATGATCATCTTTAGACCTATCATGACGGTAGTGCTCTTGTATGTAGCATGAAATATTTCCAAAAACAAAAAGCTACATGATGctatgaaaatcactcaaataACTATTCTTGGGCGTATACATATTGATGGTAGAGTTCAACCTACCTTATCGGTATTATCAtaaatgatagatctaatgtcttATAATTTATcgtcaacaatatatcattaacTACGTCTATGTGTAGATATATGAACCatttgatatatgttttgaATATTACCCTTAGTGTAGGATTTCATTAACTCATATTGAAATATGCGCCGTTGAATTTTGGTTGCTTATGTccgaaaaataataaaatttgttttcaatattttggactttaaaatattaaaataagatctccTGAATGATCTATTTTTTATGCGACGTTCAATTTTGGTTGGGTGTGTccgaaaaataataataaaatttttcaatattttggactttaaaatattaaaataagatctccTGAATGATCTATTTTTTTTCCGCGTTTATTATTTCTCAAAAGatgtttgataattttttttttgattatcAAACATCTTTTGAGAAATAATAAACGCTCAATTGCTTATAAACTCAACCATACACGGGGAGAATTTTCGCATCTGTTTAAGGCattagagagaaaaaaaaaatactttcagTCGGACAAATTTAAGGTAAACTCTATGGACAGGACAAATAGCAAGTCCAATGTGCTGGTGAGCTGTGATCGTAACTCTTGTAGCCTGGAACTTAATCAAATTATTTCTACCATTATTTTCTTGATTAATTATCtagaaaaagaaaatataaaagttaattttcctttatattatattaagacAAGACCTTGCCGTTCTCCAACATTAATTTTCATTACACTTACCAATATTTTAGCCGCTTAGTTGGcgtatatatctatatatcacCTCAACGGGGAGTTTATCCCGATTAGGTCCATTCAACGCTCGAATCAGAATGCTAAAGGAAGaatcagaaaaataaataaaaataaaataaaataaaatcctaCTTATATGCTATTCTTATTTCCCACACAAACCCACAAAATTTTCGCAGATATTTAGGTACCCGTACACTTAATAAAACTGAGGTGAGGTATAATTTCTTTTATTCATCTCACATTTGTATAATCATTTTTGAGTAAATTCGAGAAAAATATCTAAACCTATGTTTCAATTGTCGTTCAGTACCTATGTCAGATTTTAGTATTGTTTCAGTTCCCACCGCACCCAATTCCTTAGTTTAAGCTCCCTCTTGAAGACAAGAATATCATATTACCCTTAAATATATCCTAAAAACCAATAATATCCTTATGATTATATTACTGAGATTTaacaaaaacattattttcttCTATTTTAAACGGAAACAACATGAAAGAAtcaaactttaatttttttttttaaatggtgCAATTGTTATCTACAAATTGTTGGATTCGGTaattaattgtaattttttcttatctttttctttttggtttAGTGCATAAATTATTTGCATTTCAAACCCAAATATAGATTATGTTGACAAATTAGTgagtttaaattttattattagatTTAGAGgtgatcaaatatttttaaaaaaatgtcatgATCGAATTAGACCATATCAATATTATTTGTAATTTATTTAAAGAAATgcgattaaaaaaataaatcataaatcataCTACATGATATGGTGCggtgatatttttttatgaaatcgCTTCGCCCACGTCATTTATTCAattgatatatacatatatatatatataatatgtattCTATGTAATATTTCAAGAGAATTTTATTagcaatataaataataattttgtaatttattttttactgttgcataaaatttcaaataagatataaattattaattttttttaattttttgaattacaAACTAGTTGAGGTGGTCAAATCTTGACccaatttattcatgagatgaAGTTAGCttttgtattatatatattagtatatGAGGTACACGTACTGCGTATGTAAtataataaacatatattatatatgacaTAAATGtaatgtatttatatttttaaaatatttttatataaattatgtTTAAGATTAAAGACTAAAAATccgaaaaatattatttttttgtaaaactcCTAGTTGTGATATAACAATAAAattgttaaaaataattttttgtaataTTCGTTTATGTTGattgttaaataaaaatgtaataatttaaaattcaaaagaatAGATAatgatgaaataatattttgttaGATATGATAGTCatagataaataaaaaattgaccAAAATAGGTTTTCAATTTTTATGAAGATGAAGTGttttttgtaattttgtaaGGGTACATTTGGTTTATCAAAAATTATACCATGACTCCAAATTAGTTACTTTAGGTCTCTCTTGTATTATATAATAGTAGAGATTAATGAATCGTGATACACGCGATGTGTGTGATCCGTGAAAGAAATAGAAACAATAGAAAGATATTTGTTACTAAAAGATGATAAAGTAAAGTTGTACTTGTGGAACTGAAATTTGAACAAAAATCGGTGACAATTTATAACTAATTTATTATCATTCATCCATATATAAGTTGTGTTCATAAAAACTAAGTATCGTAGACATAAGTAAAGTGGTGTCCTTCAATTTCCAACTGATACTAAACACCGGTTGAGTGCAAATTTTAAATAGTAATCATTTTTTCCAGTGATTAAGCATTATATTTCAGAACTTGTGTACCGTTAACATAATTAAGTGATGTATTTATGGAACTAAAATTCGAATATCAATTAgtataatttttcaaaacttgacAAAAGTCTAGATTGAATATATCTAGACTTTTAAACTCTACAGAAGTTTTTTAAAGTCAATGAATGTCATGGGTTGAATACACTTACCCAAGTACGTGATATAATTTGACTTCTGAGTTTAAACACCAATTGAGTATACAATTTTTTTGTATGAGGTGACAATCCGCAGCCGCTATATGTCGGTACACACTAGGTAAACTCTTGAGCTAACAAAATAGTCTGCAAATCACGTTAGTCAGTTAAACAACACTAGACAAGCATTGTGTGACATGCTCGCACGTGAAGGTGCCGTTAGAGAGAAATCGAATTTTTGACCATTTTTCAAGAACttacctactccaccaactcgAAAAGTTCCTAGCTCGAGACCCAATTGAGTACAattttaacataattaatcattatttatcataaattaatcattctaaaatataaattggaTATTATAGACCAAGTAAGATGTGATACTTAGACATTGAATTCAAACAATATTATCATATCAATATATATTAGGACAGTTGGAGGTGTTGATGATCATCAAATGTTAGATTAAGATTGAATAATTGAACTAAAATACTCTACATAAGTCATTATCAtgtcaatcaaataaaaattagcATTGAACCTTTTTATAATGTCTCCTGAGCTATATTGATGAATAAGATCAAATATTATGAACCCGTTTGGATTTCATAGATtttgtttttatataaaaagtgcttttttaagatctaattttgagattttgaaaaaCTCTAAATTTGACTTAAAAACTACTTTTTAAGCACTTAAATGACCATCCAAACACCTTATAAactaaaaaacatttttttaaaaaaaaaaaattgcttttCTGGTCTGACTTTTGATACCAACCGGGGCCTATATATGAAGATCAATCAAAGTATATAACAACAATAGTCTACTTCTCAAATCAATTAAGTAAACAATCATACTGTAAAACCTCAATTGAAATATCTCTTTAGATAATAATTGATGAAAAATATCATATGTGTTGATGATCAAATGTCTGATGGAGATCAACCAAAGTAGAATCATTTCCGACAACTACACTATTATATCAAACCAATTTGAAGTGTATTATGAACGTGTTGAATGCACtaaatgttgaatattgaagagaATAACACTGCGTGACATATATCAATCATGATTTTGTTGAAATCGATTACTAAGGGTATTAAAGACCCTTACTTTAGTATTGTGTAATGAAAGTCTATTGAGAATGTTGATGAGAATGcacacattatatatatatatatatatatcagacATGATTGTGTTTAAATTGTAGTTGTAAATCTGGTATTATTGAGTCTTACTTGAGTACTATGTAAGAAAATTATATTATGTACATCATAAAAGTTCATGAGACATCAAATGAAACTTGACTATAATATCAATCAagtttttagcaagtaaaataatctcaattttaaaatatcttAATATATTAATTGACGATAAAGATCATTGATATTGAAGATGAAATAATATGTAAATCAAGTAAAGTTTACATGAGGACATCAAATGATATACTTTTGTAATATCAATAATGTTTTTAACACAAAGAAATCTCAATTTTCAGAAGGTCTTGCTATAATAATTGATTATGATGGTCAAAACAGAGGTATTATGTGCctacatgatatatgattttgccaaaattgagaattattaatcatatatatatatatagtgtttTAAAGGCTTGATTGGGTGTTATGTAGTAACTAGTAAACATTAAATCCcttgattaattaattgaatGTCAGTGTCATATATGATGTATGATATCTGTGAAAATTGAGCATTATCA
It encodes:
- the LOC140893296 gene encoding uncharacterized protein, yielding MKTEEQKEEQPLIKQKTKRVATLDAFRGLTIVMMVLVDDAGGAYSRIDHSPWNGCTLADFVMPFFLFIVGAAIALALKRIPEISYAVRKITLRTLKLLFWGILLQGGYSHAPNDLVYGVDMKHIRWCGILQRIALVYFVVALIETFTTKVRPTNQNLDHYSIFTAYKWQWIGGFTAFVIYMVTLFSLYVPDWSFSAQNGDKIERYTVKCGMRGHLGPACNAVGYVDRQVWGVNHLYTQPVWARLKACTLSSPSSGPFRDDAPTWCLAPFEPEGLLSSISAIMSGTIGIHYGHVLIHFKGHAERLKQWISMGVVLLALACILHFTDAIPINKQLYSFSYVCFTAGSAGIVFSAFYILIDVRGIRTPFLFLEWIGMNAMLVFVMAAQGIFAAFINGWYFKNPDNNLVNWIEKHVFIDVWKSERLGTLLYVIFAEITFWAVVSGILHKLGIYWKL